From Nitrospirota bacterium, one genomic window encodes:
- a CDS encoding PAS domain-containing protein — MFKTKLIYRFLINFLIFSIALILPLSFSLRKDLKGMFANVEVLVEKGKLKDTRAIQDEFFKEIFTHLMSISFYAFFLAFILSIFSSRRFLKPIKALYAGAEAVKGGNLDVKIPVYSADELGEVTTIFNEMLTNLKTKTEELQNKDTYVKTMMDALWVVDLNDIIVDINPAFTKMFGYERNQVIGSSIYDFLDTENAMIMKKELGLKRHKGEHSTYEINIIAKNGSQIPVLITGAPIIRDGEVVGKIGIIKDFREQTKLVKELKESRDYLETIMNSIEDSILIINNDYRILKANVAALTRYGNNITEKKCHEITHNSSRPCWMEGEDCPIQGVFTNGGTWRTIHEHYDEGGSKCYVEVIASPVRNSEGKVVEALEIMRDVTERVKHMDEINRRNRELVLLNSIASIINQSLKAEEIFSNVLDRLRGALDMDGGCIFILDEETRTLVCSCHMGIAEQCTSTAVRIKLGDDIPGRVAVTGEVMTSSDLSSDSRITLSAFKDTGIKGYCCIPVKGKDRVLGVYCLFKSKEHFFTMEEERLLRAVGEMTGLALENIRFYEKMKEMFETQKNRRFQEQRDLLELSSELTSARDMDEVIHCTSSLIKEFLASDAIFFWEKRDNNSLVLRYFDGMQPQTATLKMDVPSTETYATAKGTHISVYDINTDERFLFTEDLKSLGFRSALSMPVVVGENVLGVFTAMTRTSREYRDDEIHFLRIISSIFGVALERSQIYEKRRIDHGLAEAILNTMSEGVCTVDTNGVIISVNRSAERILGIPATNLVGRDYTEIFSEPIEGNACPIVKSLKGETASAEFIPEKGKGNVIHVSSLPLMDSANRIYGAVQVFRDITREKEIDRMKTDIIRSVSHEFRTPLSAIVGLTEMLMDGEIAGARAREYLLTIYEEGMRLTEMVSDLLSISKIESGKEPIRFSIIDFSEIVESIKRVLNTPVANKNISLLTEVDPDIKGFYGDREKLRQLLLNLLDNAIKYSDPGCYINLRVRYSGEYVILEVSDTGWGIPENDIANLSKHFYRGAHGERTKGTGLGLALCKEIVRIHHGNIDIRSRLNKGTSVIITLPYRRMKDA; from the coding sequence ATGTTTAAGACAAAGCTCATATATAGATTCCTTATAAACTTCCTCATCTTCTCAATTGCCCTTATACTGCCCCTTTCCTTCTCTTTGCGTAAAGACCTGAAAGGGATGTTTGCAAATGTAGAGGTTCTTGTAGAGAAAGGCAAGCTCAAGGATACCCGTGCTATTCAGGATGAATTCTTTAAAGAGATATTCACGCACCTTATGAGCATCTCCTTTTATGCCTTTTTCCTTGCCTTTATACTTTCCATCTTTTCTTCAAGGAGGTTTCTTAAACCCATCAAGGCCCTTTATGCCGGTGCAGAAGCCGTAAAGGGGGGAAATCTTGACGTAAAAATACCTGTCTATTCGGCGGACGAACTCGGCGAGGTCACAACGATATTCAATGAAATGTTAACAAATCTCAAGACCAAGACGGAAGAATTACAGAACAAGGATACCTATGTCAAGACAATGATGGATGCACTGTGGGTGGTCGATTTAAACGATATAATAGTTGACATAAACCCGGCCTTTACAAAGATGTTCGGTTATGAGCGCAATCAGGTGATCGGATCATCAATATATGATTTTCTCGACACGGAAAATGCAATGATAATGAAAAAGGAACTCGGCCTGAAGAGACACAAGGGAGAGCATTCCACTTATGAGATTAACATTATTGCCAAAAATGGCTCTCAGATACCCGTACTTATAACTGGCGCTCCCATAATCAGGGATGGCGAGGTCGTCGGCAAGATAGGAATTATAAAAGACTTCAGGGAGCAAACCAAACTGGTAAAGGAACTTAAGGAATCAAGAGACTATCTCGAAACGATAATGAATAGTATTGAAGACTCGATACTGATTATCAATAACGATTACAGGATACTGAAGGCCAATGTTGCTGCCCTCACCAGGTATGGAAATAACATTACCGAAAAAAAATGTCATGAAATCACTCACAATTCTTCCAGACCCTGCTGGATGGAAGGTGAGGACTGTCCTATTCAGGGGGTCTTTACCAATGGTGGAACCTGGAGAACCATCCATGAACATTATGACGAGGGGGGAAGCAAGTGTTATGTAGAAGTCATAGCCTCTCCTGTCAGGAATTCTGAAGGCAAGGTCGTTGAGGCACTCGAAATCATGAGAGACGTAACAGAACGTGTGAAGCACATGGATGAGATTAACAGGAGAAACAGGGAACTCGTCCTCCTGAATTCCATCGCCTCTATTATAAATCAATCCCTAAAGGCGGAGGAGATTTTCTCTAATGTGCTTGACAGACTCAGAGGGGCTCTCGATATGGATGGCGGCTGTATATTCATTCTCGACGAGGAGACCCGCACGCTTGTATGTTCCTGTCACATGGGAATCGCTGAGCAATGCACTTCAACCGCTGTCAGGATAAAACTTGGTGATGATATACCTGGAAGAGTCGCTGTAACAGGTGAGGTAATGACATCCTCAGACCTGAGTTCTGACAGCAGAATCACCCTATCTGCATTTAAAGATACGGGCATAAAGGGCTACTGTTGCATCCCTGTAAAAGGTAAAGACCGCGTGCTTGGTGTCTATTGCCTCTTTAAGTCCAAAGAGCACTTTTTTACCATGGAAGAGGAGCGGCTGTTGAGAGCGGTTGGTGAGATGACCGGACTGGCCCTTGAAAATATCAGGTTTTACGAAAAGATGAAAGAGATGTTTGAGACTCAGAAAAACCGCCGCTTTCAGGAACAGCGGGACCTCCTTGAGTTATCCTCGGAACTCACATCTGCAAGAGATATGGATGAGGTCATCCATTGCACATCCTCTCTGATAAAGGAGTTTCTCGCCTCTGATGCGATATTCTTCTGGGAAAAAAGAGACAACAACTCACTTGTCCTCAGATATTTTGACGGGATGCAACCACAAACCGCCACACTTAAAATGGATGTACCATCAACAGAGACTTATGCTACTGCCAAAGGCACACACATAAGTGTTTATGATATAAATACTGATGAGCGTTTCCTTTTTACAGAAGACCTCAAGAGCCTGGGATTCAGGTCGGCATTGTCAATGCCTGTAGTAGTTGGAGAAAATGTCCTTGGAGTCTTTACAGCCATGACCAGGACATCACGGGAGTATCGTGATGATGAAATACATTTTCTCCGCATCATTTCAAGCATCTTCGGAGTAGCCCTTGAGAGGAGCCAGATTTATGAAAAGAGGAGAATTGACCATGGTCTGGCTGAAGCTATTCTGAACACCATGTCTGAAGGTGTCTGCACTGTAGATACCAATGGAGTGATTATATCAGTGAACCGTTCTGCAGAGAGAATATTGGGGATACCGGCCACCAATCTTGTTGGAAGGGACTACACGGAGATTTTCAGTGAGCCCATAGAAGGGAATGCGTGCCCTATAGTAAAGTCTCTCAAAGGAGAGACGGCATCAGCAGAGTTTATACCGGAAAAAGGGAAAGGAAATGTAATCCATGTAAGCTCACTTCCTCTCATGGATTCTGCCAACAGGATTTACGGGGCAGTACAGGTCTTCAGGGATATTACCAGAGAAAAAGAGATAGACAGGATGAAGACAGACATTATTCGTTCCGTCTCCCATGAGTTCAGGACTCCCCTGTCGGCAATTGTTGGATTAACTGAAATGCTCATGGATGGAGAGATTGCAGGTGCGAGAGCCCGGGAATATCTTTTGACCATTTATGAAGAAGGGATGAGACTCACTGAGATGGTTTCAGACCTGCTGAGTATTTCAAAAATTGAAAGCGGTAAAGAACCCATAAGATTCAGTATTATTGATTTTTCAGAAATTGTTGAATCCATAAAGAGAGTTCTTAATACCCCCGTCGCAAACAAGAACATTTCCCTCTTGACCGAGGTAGACCCTGACATAAAAGGGTTTTATGGTGACAGGGAAAAACTGAGACAACTCCTTCTCAATCTCCTTGATAATGCCATCAAGTACTCTGACCCTGGCTGTTACATAAATCTGAGAGTAAGATATTCCGGTGAATATGTTATACTGGAAGTGTCTGACACGGGATGGGGCATTCCCGAGAATGATATTGCAAACCTGAGTAAACACTTCTACAGGGGAGCACACGGAGAAAGGACCAAAGGCACCGGACTCGGGCTTGCCCTTTGTAAAGAGATAGTAAGGATACACCACGGAAACATCGATATCAGGAGTAGATTAAATAAAGGAACAAGCGTTATTATCACCCTGCCTTACAGGAGAATGAAAGATGCCTAA
- a CDS encoding putative sulfate exporter family transporter, with protein MKKKILYGKFKVMVKKLSGLIISLVIAVIAFILSYIHPTFDALAISIILGMLFSNILEDRNFLNDGINLAIKIFLPVGIALYGAQLSIREIDPAMTPLVFPTFVAIFTLVYFISKWFGVRKNIRILLATGMSICGASAIAIVSPLIKSDSEETSISLIVVMIYGLFGMIAYPIFANFFDIGVKEFAFITGTTLPMIGQIKVAASTYGSECVTTALKYKLLRMSFLVFLVTLTVFLSRKEDRRIYIPWFIAVFVLLAVVVNIFKLGWLSDISAPISRFSLATALAAIGLSVDFESITEEGIKPLIIVVLSIIIILVAQFLLFYLI; from the coding sequence TTGAAAAAAAAGATCCTTTATGGTAAGTTTAAAGTAATGGTAAAGAAACTGTCTGGTCTGATAATATCTCTCGTTATTGCTGTTATTGCCTTTATTCTCTCCTATATTCATCCCACTTTTGATGCCCTGGCAATCTCGATAATCCTTGGAATGTTATTCTCCAACATCCTGGAGGACAGAAACTTTCTGAATGACGGAATTAATCTCGCAATCAAGATATTCCTCCCTGTTGGGATAGCCCTTTATGGGGCACAGCTCTCGATAAGAGAGATTGACCCTGCCATGACCCCTCTGGTCTTTCCCACTTTTGTTGCAATATTTACCCTTGTCTACTTCATCTCAAAATGGTTTGGGGTAAGAAAAAATATCCGGATACTGCTTGCCACGGGCATGTCAATCTGCGGGGCATCAGCAATTGCAATTGTCTCCCCCCTGATAAAATCAGACAGTGAAGAGACTTCCATCTCTCTGATTGTCGTGATGATCTACGGTCTTTTTGGGATGATAGCCTATCCTATATTTGCAAACTTCTTTGATATAGGGGTGAAGGAATTTGCCTTTATTACCGGCACAACGCTGCCGATGATCGGACAGATAAAGGTAGCGGCATCCACATACGGGAGCGAATGTGTAACAACAGCCCTCAAGTATAAACTCCTCAGAATGTCTTTTCTCGTCTTCCTTGTAACCCTGACCGTCTTCCTCTCCAGGAAAGAAGACAGGCGCATCTATATCCCCTGGTTCATAGCCGTCTTTGTCCTCCTTGCCGTTGTGGTAAACATCTTCAAGCTCGGCTGGCTCTCAGACATCTCTGCACCCATCAGCCGTTTTTCCCTCGCTACCGCACTGGCCGCAATCGGACTGTCGGTGGATTTCGAATCTATTACAGAGGAAGGGATTAAACCACTCATAATCGTGGTCTTATCGATTATTATCATTTTAGTAGCCCAATTCCTCCTCTTCTACTTAATATAA
- a CDS encoding PBP1A family penicillin-binding protein: MSYNILMARGLIIIGLLGVLAGVFSGVVFWSLSDLPKIEALEEYNPIEASKVYSSSGDVIAEYYVERRTFVPFYRIPGYVRNAFVAIEDERFYSHHGIDLIGIARALVYDIKAGRIVQGGSTITQQLAKLLFLKPERNISRKIKEAALSIQIEKRYTKDEIMGLYLNQAYFGTKAYGIEAASHTYFNKSTEELTLAEAALLAAIPRAPSYYSPFKNPEKALKRRNLVLRKMLSLGYITEEEYNAAIEEPLPDKVHRRRYKAPYFIEYLRDILERRYSDSLYTAGLRIYSTLDMHMQEVAEKAVTKGVQALDKRIDPGVQAALLAVDLETGEVKAMVGGTDFWQTQFNRVTQAYRQPGSAFKPFVYLAALEKGFIPEDVIVDTEVGYPTPDNKDVWSPRNYEKQYNGEVTLRYALAHSLNSATVCLADTIGIRSVVRTAREVGIRRKVKPYLSSAIGASEATLKDMVYGYATLARGYRLKPLFIDRVTDRDGLTLEENYPGADRVIDEAVVDEIRDMLRSVILQGTGRMARVIKRPVYGKTGTTNDYTDAWFVGFDDRVAVGVWVGRDDHTPIGDKETGARAALPIWIDFMKNYR, translated from the coding sequence ATGAGTTATAATATTTTGATGGCAAGAGGGTTAATCATCATAGGTCTTTTGGGTGTGTTGGCAGGTGTCTTCTCAGGGGTTGTCTTTTGGAGCCTCTCTGACCTGCCAAAGATTGAGGCCCTTGAGGAGTATAACCCTATTGAGGCATCAAAAGTCTATTCCTCCTCAGGTGACGTTATTGCCGAGTATTATGTTGAGAGGCGTACCTTTGTCCCGTTTTACAGAATCCCGGGGTATGTGAGGAATGCATTTGTGGCAATTGAGGATGAGAGGTTTTACAGTCATCATGGTATTGATTTGATCGGTATAGCAAGGGCCCTGGTTTATGACATCAAGGCAGGCAGGATTGTTCAGGGTGGCAGCACTATAACGCAACAGCTTGCAAAACTGCTCTTTCTCAAGCCCGAGAGGAATATTTCAAGAAAGATAAAGGAGGCGGCACTATCCATACAGATTGAGAAGAGGTATACAAAGGACGAAATAATGGGGCTTTACCTGAACCAGGCATATTTCGGCACCAAGGCATACGGAATTGAGGCTGCATCCCATACGTATTTTAATAAATCCACGGAAGAGCTGACACTTGCAGAGGCTGCCCTTCTGGCAGCCATCCCGAGGGCGCCTTCATATTACTCGCCATTCAAGAATCCGGAGAAGGCACTTAAGAGGCGGAACCTTGTTCTCAGAAAGATGTTAAGCCTTGGATATATAACTGAAGAGGAGTATAATGCGGCAATAGAAGAACCCCTGCCCGACAAGGTACACAGGAGACGTTACAAGGCCCCGTATTTTATTGAGTATCTGAGGGATATACTTGAACGCAGATACTCGGACAGTCTCTACACTGCGGGTCTGAGGATATATTCAACCCTTGACATGCATATGCAGGAGGTTGCAGAGAAGGCCGTAACCAAAGGTGTGCAGGCACTTGACAAGAGGATTGACCCTGGAGTGCAGGCTGCCCTGCTTGCCGTGGATCTGGAGACAGGAGAGGTCAAGGCTATGGTGGGGGGGACGGACTTCTGGCAGACCCAGTTCAACAGGGTAACCCAGGCATACAGACAACCCGGCTCTGCATTCAAACCGTTTGTATACCTGGCAGCACTGGAGAAGGGGTTTATCCCTGAAGACGTGATTGTGGATACCGAGGTGGGGTATCCAACCCCGGATAACAAGGATGTCTGGTCTCCGCGGAATTATGAAAAACAATATAATGGCGAGGTAACGCTCAGATATGCACTCGCACACAGTCTGAACTCGGCAACAGTATGTCTTGCTGATACGATAGGGATTAGAAGTGTTGTCAGGACGGCAAGGGAGGTAGGGATACGCCGTAAGGTCAAACCCTACCTTTCATCGGCAATCGGGGCATCAGAGGCGACACTTAAGGATATGGTCTATGGTTATGCAACCCTTGCACGGGGGTACAGGCTGAAACCACTCTTTATCGACAGGGTTACAGACCGAGACGGGCTGACCCTGGAGGAGAATTACCCGGGGGCCGACAGGGTCATTGATGAGGCAGTGGTGGATGAAATCAGGGATATGCTCCGCTCCGTTATCCTTCAGGGTACCGGAAGGATGGCGAGGGTAATCAAGCGGCCTGTTTATGGAAAGACAGGTACAACCAATGACTACACCGATGCATGGTTTGTCGGTTTTGATGACAGGGTGGCCGTGGGAGTATGGGTTGGAAGGGATGACCATACCCCTATCGGTGACAAGGAGACAGGGGCAAGGGCGGCCCTTCCGATATGGATAGATTTTATGAAGAACTACCGATGA
- a CDS encoding ATP-dependent Clp protease proteolytic subunit: MNVDIFSIFWLFFMLTALQPVLKQRLLEASRQKLIAKIEKKRSSRVILLAHRQETMSLLGFPILRYININDSEEVIRAIHMTDPEMPLDLVLHTPGGLVLASYQIAHAIKRHRGKVTVFVPHYAMSGGTLIALSADEIVMGEHAVLGPVDPQIGEYPAASLVKLVETKPLSEIDDRTWLLADIGKKAMKQLKKQVGSLLEGKYPPDKAEELATILSEGRWTHDYPITYEEVNTLGLNVSNKIPPEFYQLMSLYPQPVRQQPSVEYLPIPRFRGPTNQKSEKN, from the coding sequence ATGAACGTCGACATATTCAGCATATTCTGGCTCTTCTTTATGCTTACCGCACTTCAGCCTGTCCTTAAACAGCGGCTCCTTGAGGCATCGAGACAGAAGCTTATTGCCAAAATCGAGAAAAAACGCAGTTCAAGGGTAATCCTGCTTGCACACAGGCAGGAGACAATGAGCCTCCTCGGCTTTCCCATCCTCAGGTATATCAATATCAATGACTCCGAGGAGGTAATCAGGGCCATCCATATGACCGACCCCGAGATGCCCCTTGATCTGGTACTTCATACACCCGGGGGGCTTGTGCTTGCATCCTACCAGATTGCTCATGCAATAAAAAGGCATCGTGGAAAGGTAACGGTATTTGTGCCCCATTATGCAATGTCCGGAGGCACTCTTATAGCCCTCTCTGCTGATGAGATAGTGATGGGAGAGCACGCAGTCCTTGGCCCTGTCGATCCCCAGATTGGCGAGTATCCTGCAGCATCTCTTGTTAAGCTGGTTGAGACAAAGCCTCTCTCGGAGATTGATGACAGGACGTGGCTGCTTGCAGATATCGGGAAAAAGGCGATGAAACAGTTGAAGAAACAGGTCGGTTCACTTCTCGAAGGCAAGTATCCTCCTGACAAGGCCGAAGAACTTGCAACAATCCTTTCAGAAGGCAGGTGGACACATGACTATCCCATAACATATGAAGAGGTAAATACACTCGGCCTTAATGTGAGCAACAAAATTCCCCCTGAATTCTACCAGTTGATGAGCCTCTATCCGCAACCCGTAAGACAGCAACCATCGGTTGAATACCTGCCCATACCACGATTCAGGGGGCCGACAAACCAGAAATCTGAAAAGAATTAA